The following proteins come from a genomic window of Yinghuangia sp. ASG 101:
- a CDS encoding GntR family transcriptional regulator — translation MRPTNTAAPGTRAGLHERIRASILDGEWPPGTVLIPTVLSERYGVSRTPVREALIRLEQEGLVDQATRGFVVRRRSAEEILEICEARIALESSMAAAAAARRTTLDLARLAHVHDAAATETAPDERGHLNHVWHIALRDAAHNATIAALLDRLDAQLAAHDLHAITPEPVNFQLTQDEHGAILDAIRRGDPEAARSHMIAHQSRTRDLRIAAYARRPEADR, via the coding sequence GTGAGGCCGACGAACACGGCGGCGCCCGGAACGCGGGCCGGGCTCCACGAGCGGATTCGCGCGAGCATCCTGGACGGCGAGTGGCCGCCGGGCACCGTGCTCATCCCCACGGTCCTCAGCGAGCGCTACGGCGTCTCGCGAACTCCCGTCCGCGAGGCACTGATCCGCCTGGAGCAGGAGGGCCTTGTGGACCAGGCGACGCGCGGCTTCGTGGTGCGCCGGCGGTCGGCCGAGGAGATCCTGGAGATCTGCGAGGCGCGCATCGCGCTGGAATCGTCGATGGCCGCCGCCGCAGCGGCCCGCCGCACGACACTCGACCTCGCCAGGCTCGCGCACGTGCACGACGCCGCCGCGACCGAGACGGCGCCGGACGAGCGCGGGCACCTCAACCACGTCTGGCACATCGCCCTGCGGGACGCGGCGCACAACGCCACCATCGCCGCCCTCCTCGACCGGCTCGACGCCCAACTCGCCGCGCACGACCTGCACGCGATCACGCCCGAGCCGGTCAACTTCCAGCTCACCCAGGACGAGCACGGCGCGATCCTGGACGCCATCCGCCGGGGCGATCCCGAGGCCGCACGGTCGCACATGATCGCCCACCAAAGCCGCACCCGCGACCTGCGCATCGCGGCCTATGCCCGACGCCCGGAAGCGGACCGCTAG
- a CDS encoding Acg family FMN-binding oxidoreductase has translation MTSASLTPAQRERILRAAISAPSKHNTQPWRFHWAGDDLDVRVDPARTLPVDDPDTRETHIACGAAAFAARLAYASLGLGTAVDPRPDAGDFRLAARVRLTDAAPEPAFAALYESLPDRRTHRAPFREAPIPSLVLEYMRDAARDEGTWLRVIERGPAYDHLLSVIREATGRESERQREERAKWVDPPDAVHRRDAVPAGSLGPLPRTPTGAVRDLAVGRDVPGRGTTVFETAPVIAVLETHGDAPTAWLTAGQALLRVLVTGTRYGVAASFANQPLEIPDLRDEVASEAKYYGTPQMVIRLGMGREVPRTPRRPVTEVLDPE, from the coding sequence ATGACCAGCGCCTCCCTGACCCCCGCCCAACGCGAGCGCATCCTCCGCGCCGCGATCTCGGCCCCGTCCAAGCACAACACGCAACCATGGCGGTTCCACTGGGCCGGCGACGATCTGGACGTGCGCGTGGATCCCGCCCGTACTCTCCCGGTGGACGACCCCGACACCCGCGAGACGCACATCGCGTGCGGCGCCGCCGCGTTCGCCGCGCGCCTGGCCTACGCGTCACTCGGCCTCGGCACAGCGGTCGACCCGCGGCCGGACGCCGGCGACTTCCGGCTGGCCGCCCGCGTACGGCTCACCGACGCGGCCCCGGAGCCGGCCTTCGCGGCCCTGTACGAGAGCCTGCCGGACCGCCGCACCCACCGCGCGCCCTTCCGGGAGGCGCCCATACCATCCCTGGTCCTGGAATACATGCGCGACGCCGCCCGCGACGAGGGCACCTGGCTGCGCGTCATCGAGCGCGGCCCGGCCTACGACCACCTCCTGTCCGTGATCCGCGAGGCGACCGGCCGGGAATCGGAGCGGCAGCGCGAGGAGCGCGCGAAGTGGGTCGACCCACCGGACGCGGTGCATCGCCGGGACGCCGTCCCTGCCGGCAGCCTGGGACCGCTGCCGCGGACCCCCACGGGAGCCGTCCGCGACCTCGCGGTCGGCCGCGACGTCCCCGGCCGAGGCACCACCGTCTTCGAGACCGCCCCCGTCATCGCCGTCCTCGAAACCCACGGGGACGCGCCCACCGCGTGGCTGACCGCGGGCCAGGCACTGCTGCGCGTCCTGGTCACCGGCACCCGCTACGGCGTCGCCGCCTCGTTCGCCAACCAGCCCCTGGAGATCCCCGACCTCCGCGACGAGGTCGCCTCCGAGGCGAAGTACTACGGCACCCCGCAGATGGTGATCCGCCTCGGCATGGGCCGAGAGGTCCCCCGAACCCCGCGACGCCCCGTCACCGAGGTCCTCGACCCCGAGTGA
- a CDS encoding sigma-70 family RNA polymerase sigma factor, whose amino-acid sequence MNTLTPHPRQVTTSPPGAPAVSAAAAPPSSPAEKVSLPSPRATAPLSPVGRGERDTGTTPPDPADVTACALAAGAGLPGAAEAFVAATYRDVWRFLAHLADVRNADDLTQETYLRVWTALPRFTAASSARTWLFSIARRVVADRYRAAAARPRTVSVDDCADLAERGRNTALPEFDEGIALADLCRTLEPARREAFVLTQVIGLDYAATARILDCPIGTVRSRVARARGDLITALHAAESSGGR is encoded by the coding sequence ATGAACACCCTGACCCCGCACCCGCGCCAGGTGACTACGTCTCCCCCGGGCGCCCCCGCCGTCTCCGCCGCCGCCGCCCCGCCGTCGAGCCCCGCGGAAAAGGTCTCCCTCCCGTCACCGCGGGCCACGGCCCCGTTGTCGCCGGTCGGCCGGGGAGAACGCGACACCGGGACCACGCCGCCGGACCCCGCGGACGTGACCGCCTGCGCGCTCGCCGCGGGCGCCGGACTCCCCGGCGCGGCCGAGGCCTTCGTCGCGGCCACGTACCGCGACGTGTGGCGGTTCCTGGCACACCTGGCCGACGTGCGCAACGCCGACGACCTCACCCAGGAGACCTACCTCCGGGTCTGGACGGCGCTGCCGCGCTTCACCGCCGCGTCGTCCGCCCGCACCTGGCTCTTCTCGATCGCCCGCAGGGTGGTGGCCGACCGCTACCGGGCCGCCGCGGCCCGGCCGCGCACCGTCAGCGTCGACGACTGCGCCGATTTGGCCGAACGCGGCCGGAACACCGCGCTGCCGGAATTCGACGAGGGCATCGCTCTCGCCGACCTGTGCCGAACGCTCGAACCGGCCCGCCGGGAGGCCTTCGTCCTGACCCAGGTCATCGGCCTCGACTACGCCGCCACCGCGCGGATCCTCGACTGCCCCATCGGCACCGTCCGCTCGCGCGTCGCCCGCGCCCGCGGCGACCTGATCACCGCCCTCCACGCGGCGGAGTCGTCCGGAGGGCGGTGA